The proteins below come from a single Leptotrichia sp. oral taxon 223 genomic window:
- the mraY gene encoding phospho-N-acetylmuramoyl-pentapeptide-transferase, with protein MLYLLQELFINNWRVLRVFKSIMLRASVAFMIGFLFMLILGKPFIAWLKKKKYGDTAREEGPKSHFDKSGTPTMGGLLIIGAILFATAIAGNFTNKFIVFLFIITILFTTIGFYDDYLKLTRHKSGLSGKKKILGQLIITALTFLFVYKFGLVNKTVDFSIVNPLFKNSYLYITPILFFIFMGFVIIGSSNAVNLTDGLDGLVSGPIIVVSITLLIITYLTGHHNYAKYLNLYHIPEVSEITVYLASVIGALIGFLWYNFYPAQVFMGDTGSLTLGGILGIIVIFIKQELLLPIAGFIFIMEALSVMIQVWHFKTFGKRVFKMAPIHHHFELLGLPETKVTIRFWIVSIMTCLLTFVILKLR; from the coding sequence ATGTTATATTTACTGCAAGAGTTATTTATAAATAACTGGAGAGTTTTACGTGTTTTTAAATCAATAATGTTGAGGGCATCTGTGGCGTTTATGATCGGGTTTTTGTTTATGCTGATTTTGGGTAAGCCGTTCATTGCCTGGCTTAAAAAGAAAAAATATGGAGATACAGCAAGGGAGGAAGGGCCTAAATCACATTTTGACAAGTCGGGAACGCCTACAATGGGAGGGCTTTTAATAATTGGCGCAATTTTATTTGCAACTGCCATCGCTGGTAATTTCACAAATAAATTTATTGTATTTCTGTTTATAATTACAATTTTATTTACGACAATTGGGTTTTATGATGATTATTTGAAATTAACAAGACATAAAAGCGGACTTTCTGGAAAGAAAAAAATATTGGGACAGCTTATCATTACAGCATTGACATTTTTGTTTGTATATAAATTTGGACTGGTTAATAAAACGGTTGATTTTTCAATAGTAAATCCATTATTTAAAAATTCATATTTATATATAACGCCTATTTTATTTTTCATATTTATGGGATTTGTAATTATTGGCTCTTCAAATGCGGTAAACTTGACAGACGGGCTGGACGGACTTGTAAGTGGGCCAATAATTGTAGTAAGTATTACGCTTCTTATAATAACATATTTGACAGGACACCATAATTATGCAAAATATTTAAATCTGTATCATATTCCAGAAGTATCAGAAATAACAGTTTACCTAGCTTCGGTAATAGGTGCGTTAATTGGTTTTTTATGGTACAATTTTTATCCGGCGCAAGTATTTATGGGAGATACTGGCTCTCTGACACTGGGAGGAATTTTAGGAATTATCGTTATTTTCATAAAACAGGAATTGTTATTGCCAATTGCTGGATTTATATTTATTATGGAGGCCTTGTCAGTTATGATTCAAGTCTGGCATTTTAAAACTTTTGGAAAACGGGTATTCAAGATGGCTCCAATTCACCATCACTTTGAACTACTAGGGCTTCCTGAAACAAAAGTTACAATAAGATTCTGGATTGTTTCAATAATGACATGTCTATTAACATTTGTAATTTTGAAATTAAGATAA